A window from Streptomyces subrutilus encodes these proteins:
- a CDS encoding alpha/beta fold hydrolase: MSSTELPGVRSTAEPSPLVGAVRLAEGEQVRTVVLPGLELNLRFRPSARTGLPPALFVHGLGGSSQNWSALMAELAGTVDGEALDLPGFGWSPPPADRDYSVTAHARAVIRHLDAAGRGPVHLFGNSLGGAVSTRVAAVRPDLVRTLTLVSPALPELRVQRSAVPTALLAVPGVAALFGRLTRGVTAEQRTRGVTGLCYGDPSRVTPEGFGAAVEEMERRMALPYFWDAMTRSSRGIVDAYTLGGQHGLWRQAQRVLAPALLVYGGRDQLVSYRMARKAAAAFRGSRLLCLPEAGHVAMMEYPEVVAAAFEDLLRASDAGAGDTDRDTEDGRG; encoded by the coding sequence ATGTCTTCGACCGAGCTGCCGGGTGTGCGGTCCACCGCCGAACCGTCCCCCCTGGTGGGAGCGGTCCGGCTGGCCGAGGGTGAGCAGGTGCGCACCGTCGTGCTGCCCGGACTGGAGCTGAACCTCCGGTTCCGGCCGTCCGCGCGCACCGGCCTGCCGCCCGCCCTCTTCGTGCACGGACTCGGTGGTTCCTCGCAGAACTGGTCCGCGCTCATGGCCGAACTGGCCGGCACCGTCGACGGCGAGGCCCTCGACCTGCCCGGCTTCGGCTGGTCCCCGCCGCCCGCCGACCGCGACTACTCCGTGACCGCGCACGCCCGCGCCGTCATCCGGCACCTCGACGCCGCCGGACGCGGGCCGGTGCACCTCTTCGGCAACTCCCTGGGCGGCGCCGTGTCCACCCGCGTCGCGGCCGTCCGGCCCGACCTGGTGCGCACGCTGACGCTCGTCTCGCCGGCCCTGCCCGAGCTGCGCGTGCAGCGCTCCGCGGTGCCGACCGCGCTGCTCGCCGTCCCCGGAGTGGCCGCGCTCTTCGGCCGGCTGACCCGCGGCGTCACGGCCGAACAGCGCACCCGCGGGGTGACGGGCCTCTGCTACGGAGACCCCTCCCGGGTGACCCCGGAGGGCTTCGGGGCCGCGGTGGAGGAGATGGAGCGCCGGATGGCGCTGCCGTACTTCTGGGACGCGATGACCCGCTCCTCGCGCGGCATCGTCGACGCCTACACCCTCGGCGGACAGCACGGACTGTGGCGCCAGGCCCAGCGGGTTCTCGCCCCGGCCCTGCTGGTCTACGGTGGCCGGGACCAGTTGGTCTCGTACCGTATGGCCCGCAAGGCCGCCGCGGCCTTCCGGGGTTCGCGGCTGCTGTGCCTCCCCGAGGCCGGGCACGTGGCGATGATGGAGTACCCCGAGGTGGTCGCCGCCGCCTTCGAGGACCTGCTGCGCGCCTCGGACGCGGGCGCGGGCGACACCGACCGAGACACCGAAGACGGCAGAGGCTGA